A window of Candidatus Binatia bacterium genomic DNA:
GCTTCACGCACGTGGAATTTCTGCCGATCATGGATCATCCGTTTTTCGGGTCCTGGGGATACCAGGTCACCGGCTATTTTGCGCCGTCGGGCAACTACGGTACGCCGCAGGATTTCATGTATCTCATCGACACGCTGCACCGGCAGGGCATCGGCGTCATCCTCGACTGGGTGCCGTCGCATTTTCCCACCGACCAGCACGGCCTCGGCTACTTCGACGGCACGCATCTTTACGAGCACGCCGACCCGCGCCAGGGCGTTCACCAGGAGTGGGGCAGCTACGTTTTCAACTACGGCCGCCACGAGGTCAGGAGCTTCCTCATCAGCAACGCGCTTTTCTGGCTGGAGAAATACCACGCGGACGGTCTCCGCGTCGACGCCGTCGCTTCGATGCTTTACCTGGACTACGCGCGCAAAGGCGGCGAATGGATCCCGAACCGGTACGGCGGGCGGGAAAATCTGGGCGCGATCGAGCTGCTGCGCCGTTTCAACGAGGAGGTTTACAAGACGTATCCGGACGTCCAGACGATCGCCGAGGAATCGACGGCCTGGCCCATGGTTTCGCGCCCGAACTACGTCGGCGGTCTCGGCTTCGGGCTCAAGTGGGACATGGGCTGGATGCACGACACGCTGGAGTACATGTCGAAGGACCCCATCCATCGGAAGTACCACCACCATCTGCTCACGTTCCGCATGCTGTACGCGTTTCACGAGAACTTCGTGCTGCCGCTGTCGCACGACGAAGTCGTGTACGGCAAACGCTCGCTGCTCAGCAAGATGCCGGGCGACGACTGGCAGAAGTTCGCCAACTTGCGCGTGCTCTTCGGCTATATGTACGCGCAGCCGGCGAAGAAGCTCCTGTTCATGGGCGGCGAGATCGGCCAGAGAGGAGAGTGGGTGCATGACGGGAGCGTGGAGTGGCACCTGTTGCAGTTCGCACCGCACGCGGGCCTCCAGCGGTGGATGGCGGACCTGAATCGTTTCTATCGCAACGAGCCGGCGCTGCACGAGTTCGACTGCGATCCGTCGGGCTTCGAATGGATCGACTGCAACGACGCCGAGGGCAGCACGCTGAGCCTTATCCGCAAAGGCAAATCCACGGATGCGATCGTGCTGGTCGCCTGCAACTTCACGCCGGTGCCGCGGATCAACTATCGGGTCGGCGCGCCGCGCGGCGGCTTCTGGAGGGAAACTCTCAACAGCGACGCTTCGGAGTACAACGGCAGCGGGATGGGAAATGCGGGTGGCGTCGAGGCGAGTCATGCGCCGCTGCACGGCCGGCCGTTTTCGCTGAACATCACTCTACCGCCACTCGCCGCCGTGTTCTTCAAAAGCGGCTAGATGGTCGTCGAAAAACGCTCATCCACCCTCTCCCATTTGGGAGAGGGAAGGGTGAGGGAACCCTCACCTCAATCCTCTCCCTCGAAGGGAGAGGAGGCAAGAAACTAATCTGAGTCCAAGTGGAAAAAGAAAGCAACTCCCTCGTCACTCTCGGCGCGAACTATCTCGGCAACGGCAAAACCCGCTTCGAGGTCTGGGCGCCGCTCGCGCCGCGGGTCGATCTGCATATTCTCTCACCGAAAGACCGGATCGTCGCAATGGAACCGCGAGCGCGCGGATATCACGAGATCGTCGCGGACAAGGTCGAGCCGGGCAGCCGGTATTTTTATCGCCTCAACGACAGGGAGCGTCCCGATCCGTCTTCGCGCTTTCAACCCGAAGGCGTGCACGGCCCGTCCGAGGTCGTCAAGACCGATTTCCCGTGGCAAAGCGAGAATGGGTCCGGCGCCGAGCTTCAAGACTACATTATCTATGAATTGCACGTCGGAACTTTTACCCCGGAGGGCACGTTCGACGCCGTTATCTCTCATCTGGATCACCTGAAGGATCTGGGCGTTACGGCCGTCGAGCTGATGCCGGTGGCGCAGTTTCCCGGCGGCCGCAACTGGGGCTACGACGGCGTCGCTCTCTTCGCCGCGCAAAATTCCTACGGCGGACCGGAAGGCCTCAAGCGGCTCGTCGATCAGTGCCACAAGAACGATCTCGCGGTGGTTCTCGACGCGGTCTACAACCATCTCGGCCCCGAAGGAAATTATTTACGGGACTTCGGCCCATATTTCACCGATCGCTATTATACGCCCTGGGGCTCGGCGGTGAACTTCGACGGGCCGGAGAGCGACGAGGTCAGGAAGTATTTTATTCAAAACGCGCTCTATTGGGTGAGCGAGTTTCATATCGACGCGCTCCGACTCGACGCCGTGCACGCGATCCTGGACCATTCGCCGCGTCCGTTCCTGTTGGAATTAGCCGAGGCGGTTCATGAGCAGGCCCGGCGTCTCAACCGCAGGATCTATCTCATGCCCGAGAGCGCGGACAACGACGCGCGCCTTCTCCGCGCGCGCGAGCTGGGCGGCTTCGGCCTGGACGCGCAATGGAGCGACGACTTCCATCATTGCCTTCACGTGCTCTTGACCGGCGAGCGCTCCGGCTATTACGAGGATTACGGCCGCGTGGATCAGTTTGCGAAATGTTTTCGCGAAGGCTTCGCCTACTCCGGCGATTATTCCAAATTTCGCAAGCGCCGGCACGGCAGCGCTTCCCGCGATATTCCGGCGGAGCGCTTCATCGTCTTCTCGCAAAACCACGACCAGGTGGGAAACCGCATGCTCGGCGACCGGCTGTGCCGGCTTGCCGGTTTCGAGGGCACCAAGCTCGCGGCGGGCGCCGTTCTGCTCGCGCCGTTCATCCCGCTCCTCTTCATGGGCGAGGAATACGGCGAGACGGCGCCGTTTCCTTATTTTATCAGTCACATCGACGCCGGGCTGGTCGAAGCGGTGCGCAAAGGACGGCGCCAAGAATTCCGCGCATTCGCCTGGGACAAAGGGCCGCCCGATCCCCAGGCCCAGAAAACATTCCAGTCGGCGAAGCTCAATCACCGTCTCCGCGCCGAAGATCCTCAGCGCACGCTGTTCGAGCTGTACAAGCGGCTGATTCGCCTCCGCAAGGAAATCCCCAGCCTGGCTCGTCTGGATAAAAACTCGATAGAAGTGATCGGCGCCGACAGGAAAAAGCTGCTGTTCGTCCGGCGCTGGAGCGACGAGGATGAGGTGTTCATGCTGTTCAATTTCAGCTCGTCGGAGGCCGCTTTCGATCCGCCGCTCTGCAATCGTCATTGGACCAAGATCATCGACTCGGCCGAGGAGAAATGGCGCGGGCAAGGGAGCGGAATCCCCGGGCGGCTCGATGTGGAAAAGAATTCTCAGATTGAAATTTCTCCCTGGGCGTTCGTTCTCTTCCAGCGGGTTCGGGAAAGTTCGGCGGGCGCGGGCGCCGCAAGGAGTGTCGGCCACGCCGGGAGATCGAGCCCGCCCGCAGATCAGGCCGCGCCGGGAGGGCCGGCCCCCGCCGGGAGATATAGATGAGCTGGGTCGTCTGGCCTGGGAGCCCGTTTCCGCAGGGCGCGACATGGGACGGGTCGGG
This region includes:
- the treZ gene encoding malto-oligosyltrehalose trehalohydrolase, which translates into the protein MEKESNSLVTLGANYLGNGKTRFEVWAPLAPRVDLHILSPKDRIVAMEPRARGYHEIVADKVEPGSRYFYRLNDRERPDPSSRFQPEGVHGPSEVVKTDFPWQSENGSGAELQDYIIYELHVGTFTPEGTFDAVISHLDHLKDLGVTAVELMPVAQFPGGRNWGYDGVALFAAQNSYGGPEGLKRLVDQCHKNDLAVVLDAVYNHLGPEGNYLRDFGPYFTDRYYTPWGSAVNFDGPESDEVRKYFIQNALYWVSEFHIDALRLDAVHAILDHSPRPFLLELAEAVHEQARRLNRRIYLMPESADNDARLLRARELGGFGLDAQWSDDFHHCLHVLLTGERSGYYEDYGRVDQFAKCFREGFAYSGDYSKFRKRRHGSASRDIPAERFIVFSQNHDQVGNRMLGDRLCRLAGFEGTKLAAGAVLLAPFIPLLFMGEEYGETAPFPYFISHIDAGLVEAVRKGRRQEFRAFAWDKGPPDPQAQKTFQSAKLNHRLRAEDPQRTLFELYKRLIRLRKEIPSLARLDKNSIEVIGADRKKLLFVRRWSDEDEVFMLFNFSSSEAAFDPPLCNRHWTKIIDSAEEKWRGQGSGIPGRLDVEKNSQIEISPWAFVLFQRVRESSAGAGAARSVGHAGRSSPPADQAAPGGPAPAGRYR
- the glgB gene encoding 1,4-alpha-glucan branching protein GlgB → MSRPQRESTLREISLLTDHDLYLFNEGSHFRLYEKLGARPVKADGVEGTYFAVWAPDAKNVFVMGSFNDWKKQTHPLRPKGSSGIWEGFFPDVHKGSLYKYHIVARGSGYRVDKSDPLSFFNEIPPKTASIVWDLDYEWDDRQWMESRQQRNGLDKPMSIYEVHAGSWKRVPEKGNRSLSYRELAVELARYVEETGFTHVEFLPIMDHPFFGSWGYQVTGYFAPSGNYGTPQDFMYLIDTLHRQGIGVILDWVPSHFPTDQHGLGYFDGTHLYEHADPRQGVHQEWGSYVFNYGRHEVRSFLISNALFWLEKYHADGLRVDAVASMLYLDYARKGGEWIPNRYGGRENLGAIELLRRFNEEVYKTYPDVQTIAEESTAWPMVSRPNYVGGLGFGLKWDMGWMHDTLEYMSKDPIHRKYHHHLLTFRMLYAFHENFVLPLSHDEVVYGKRSLLSKMPGDDWQKFANLRVLFGYMYAQPAKKLLFMGGEIGQRGEWVHDGSVEWHLLQFAPHAGLQRWMADLNRFYRNEPALHEFDCDPSGFEWIDCNDAEGSTLSLIRKGKSTDAIVLVACNFTPVPRINYRVGAPRGGFWRETLNSDASEYNGSGMGNAGGVEASHAPLHGRPFSLNITLPPLAAVFFKSG